A genomic stretch from Thalassophryne amazonica chromosome 18, fThaAma1.1, whole genome shotgun sequence includes:
- the bccip gene encoding protein BCCIP homolog → MASSAKRRAVGLGECPEGDDSSSDDNTEGDDDSGDEDSEASEELNEEVVVDFEAHAMTDSDFNGIKKLLQQLFLKAHVNTSEMTDIIIQQNHIGSVIRQAEVPEDSDDDDPDEVFGFITMLNLTERKDVQCVEQVKNLILDHCEKNCTHSVKEQLEQILSDNSHPVGLLLSERFINVPPQIALPLHKQLQEEMAEAQRTNKPSGRCHYCLMISKTCKEVQKRMQSRGGAPKEEVIFVNAEEEFFYEHATIKFNYSVHEEADSCLSGRWSFGDVPMKPFRTVILIPADRMPVIMDKLKEYLTV, encoded by the exons ATGGCTTCGTCGGCAAAGAGGAGAGCAGTGGGTTTGGGTGAATGTCCCGAGGGCGATGACAGCAGCTCCGACGACAATACAGAGGGTGATGACGATTCTGGGGACGAGGACAGCGAGGCGTCAGAAGAGCTTAATGAG GAAGTCGTTGTTGACTTTGAAGCCCATGCCATGACAGATAGTGACTTCAACGGCATCAAGAAACTCCTACAACAG CTTTTTCTGAAGGCACATGTTAACACATCAGAGATGACTGACATCATCATTCAGCAGAATCACATCGGCAGCGTCATCAGA CAAGCCGAAGTGCCAGAGGACAGTGACGACGATGACCCAGACGAAGTGTTTGGTTTCATCACGATGCTAAACCTCACTGAGAGGAAG GATGTGCAGTGTGTGGAGCAGGTGAAAAACCTGATCCTGGATCATTGTGAGAAGAACTGCACCCACAGTGTGAAGGAACAGCTGGAGCAGATCCTCAGTGACAACAGCCATCCAGTGGGCTTACTGCTGAGTGAGCGCTTCATCAACGTCCCGCCACAGATCGCCCTTCCTCTGCACAAACAGCTCCA GGAAGAAATGGCTGAAGCTCAGAGGACAAACAAACCAAGTGGAAGGTGTCACTACTGCCTGATGATTAGTAAGACATGTAAAGAGGTACAGAAGAGGATGCAGTCCAGAGGAGGAGCTCCCAAAGAGGAAGTCATCTTTGTCAATGCTGAAGAAGAGTTCTTCTATGAG CACGCCACCATAAAGTTCAACTACTCGGTCCATGAGGAAGCGGACTCCTGTTTGAGCGGCAGGTGGTCATTCGGCGACGTACCTATGAAGCCTTTCAGGACAGTGATCCTGATACCTGCCGATAGGATGCCTGTGATCATGGACAAGCTCAAAGAATACCTGACTGTGTGA
- the uros gene encoding uroporphyrinogen-III synthase isoform X2: protein MHVLLLKEPRDRDSGPDPYIKELASRGLKATLIPVLSFKFVALNALTDKLFQPEKHGGLIFTSPRAVEAVKMSLEGEERREEWNASVKDKWNTKLVYVVGKATAALVQNLGLNSCGEDTGTAEILSRVIIERENTDILPLFFPCGSIKREVLPTALRENGVPLETLTVYQTAEHPDLEKNLKNYFTEQGTPACIAFFSPSGVKFCLELVRELSGEQLPQIKFAAVGPTTRDAMTSEGLCVSCTAEKPTAEHLAAAIAKALE from the exons ATGCATGTACTGCTTCTGAAAGAGCCGAGAGATAGAGATTCCGGACCTGACCCTTACATTAAG GAGCTAGCATCACGTGGACTTAAAGCAACTCTAATACCTGTGCTGTCCTTTAAGTTTGTCGCCCTAAATGCTTTGACTGATAAG CTTTTCCAGCCAGAAAAACATGGAGGTCTCATTTTTACCAGTCCACGAGCGGTGGAAGCTGTAAAAATGTCCTTGGAAGGAGAGGAAAGAAGGGAAG AATGGAATGCCTCTGTAAAAGACAAATGGAACACAAAGTTGGTCTACGTTGTTGGAAAAGCAACGGCTGCATTAG TCCAAAATCTGGGCCTGAACTCATGTGGCGAGGACACAGGAACAGCGGAGATTCTGTCACGCGTCATCATTGAAC GTGAGAACACAGATATTTTACCGCTTTTCTTCCCCTGTGGCTCCATCAAAAGAGAGGTTTTGCCCACGGCTCTCAGAGAAAACGGTG TGCCTCTAGAGACTCTGACTGTCTATCAAACCGCTGAACATCCAGATCTGGAGAAGAATCTAAAGAACTATTTCACAGAACAG GGTACTCCAGCCTGCATCGCTTTCTTCAGTCCATCAGGAGTGAAATTCTGTCTTGAGCTGGTACGAGAGCTGTCAGGTGAACAGCTGCCTCAGATTAAG TTTGCAGCAGTTGGACCTACGACGCGAGATGCTATGACATCGGAAGGACTGTGTGTGAGTTGTACCGCAGAAAAGCCAACAGCTGAACACCTGGCTGCAGCCATAGCCAAAGCTCTGGAGTAA
- the uros gene encoding uroporphyrinogen-III synthase isoform X1, whose product MHVLLLKEPRDRDSGPDPYIKELASRGLKATLIPVLSFKFVALNALTDKLFQPEKHGGLIFTSPRAVEAVKMSLEGEERREEWNASVKDKWNTKLVYVVGKATAALVQNLGLNSCGEDTGTAEILSRVIIERENTDILPLFFPCGSIKREVLPTALRENGLPLETLTVYQTAEHPDLEKNLKNYFTEQGTPACIAFFSPSGVKFCLELVRELSGEQLPQIKFAAVGPTTRDAMTSEGLCVSCTAEKPTAEHLAAAIAKALE is encoded by the exons ATGCATGTACTGCTTCTGAAAGAGCCGAGAGATAGAGATTCCGGACCTGACCCTTACATTAAG GAGCTAGCATCACGTGGACTTAAAGCAACTCTAATACCTGTGCTGTCCTTTAAGTTTGTCGCCCTAAATGCTTTGACTGATAAG CTTTTCCAGCCAGAAAAACATGGAGGTCTCATTTTTACCAGTCCACGAGCGGTGGAAGCTGTAAAAATGTCCTTGGAAGGAGAGGAAAGAAGGGAAG AATGGAATGCCTCTGTAAAAGACAAATGGAACACAAAGTTGGTCTACGTTGTTGGAAAAGCAACGGCTGCATTAG TCCAAAATCTGGGCCTGAACTCATGTGGCGAGGACACAGGAACAGCGGAGATTCTGTCACGCGTCATCATTGAAC GTGAGAACACAGATATTTTACCGCTTTTCTTCCCCTGTGGCTCCATCAAAAGAGAGGTTTTGCCCACGGCTCTCAGAGAAAACG GCCTGCCTCTAGAGACTCTGACTGTCTATCAAACCGCTGAACATCCAGATCTGGAGAAGAATCTAAAGAACTATTTCACAGAACAG GGTACTCCAGCCTGCATCGCTTTCTTCAGTCCATCAGGAGTGAAATTCTGTCTTGAGCTGGTACGAGAGCTGTCAGGTGAACAGCTGCCTCAGATTAAG TTTGCAGCAGTTGGACCTACGACGCGAGATGCTATGACATCGGAAGGACTGTGTGTGAGTTGTACCGCAGAAAAGCCAACAGCTGAACACCTGGCTGCAGCCATAGCCAAAGCTCTGGAGTAA
- the uros gene encoding uroporphyrinogen-III synthase isoform X3, protein MHVLLLKEPRDRDSGPDPYIKELASRGLKATLIPVLSFKFVALNALTDKLFQPEKHGGLIFTSPRAVEAVKMSLEGEERREEWNASVKDKWNTKLVYVVGKATAALVQNLGLNSCGEDTGTAEILSRVIIERENTDILPLFFPCGSIKREVLPTALRENGVPLETLTVYQTAEHPDLEKNLKNYFTEQGTPACIAFFSPSGVKFCLELVRELSVCSSWTYDARCYDIGRTVCELYRRKANS, encoded by the exons ATGCATGTACTGCTTCTGAAAGAGCCGAGAGATAGAGATTCCGGACCTGACCCTTACATTAAG GAGCTAGCATCACGTGGACTTAAAGCAACTCTAATACCTGTGCTGTCCTTTAAGTTTGTCGCCCTAAATGCTTTGACTGATAAG CTTTTCCAGCCAGAAAAACATGGAGGTCTCATTTTTACCAGTCCACGAGCGGTGGAAGCTGTAAAAATGTCCTTGGAAGGAGAGGAAAGAAGGGAAG AATGGAATGCCTCTGTAAAAGACAAATGGAACACAAAGTTGGTCTACGTTGTTGGAAAAGCAACGGCTGCATTAG TCCAAAATCTGGGCCTGAACTCATGTGGCGAGGACACAGGAACAGCGGAGATTCTGTCACGCGTCATCATTGAAC GTGAGAACACAGATATTTTACCGCTTTTCTTCCCCTGTGGCTCCATCAAAAGAGAGGTTTTGCCCACGGCTCTCAGAGAAAACGGTG TGCCTCTAGAGACTCTGACTGTCTATCAAACCGCTGAACATCCAGATCTGGAGAAGAATCTAAAGAACTATTTCACAGAACAG GGTACTCCAGCCTGCATCGCTTTCTTCAGTCCATCAGGAGTGAAATTCTGTCTTGAGCTGGTACGAGAGCTGTCAG TTTGCAGCAGTTGGACCTACGACGCGAGATGCTATGACATCGGAAGGACTGTGTGTGAGTTGTACCGCAGAAAAGCCAACAGCTGA